A region of Catenibacterium mitsuokai DNA encodes the following proteins:
- a CDS encoding lactonase family protein codes for MGLFSKTKTVDIFFVGSEGTDLDRGIYAFYFNVDNGEIIKKSFVKSLASPLAMNKNGRFMYLTYRNGTGRAQDGGIWQYACMEVQLGLAARVGHEGRTYIQTVLNKERDYAYAIDYYNGEVVTVPIKTSKIVRVSKTVKLDGHSIDPVKQTESHPTFMTFTPDNTRLVVTDLGGDEVIFFTEGEKGELIKDEELSFKLTPGSGPLKLVYSKNRKFAYILNQISSTITCYAVKHNKFTLVDEVMTYSKDEYDGVNTPMDMVITENGHFIFVINKGDDTLVAFERDAETGKLTRVDCMETDEGPKSLLLFRDKYVLVACKQGGSLESFEIKEDEKRAVLYETHHQFTIHAPVCMEKGAENLRVVK; via the coding sequence ATGGGACTTTTTAGTAAAACAAAAACAGTAGATATTTTCTTTGTAGGTAGTGAAGGAACAGACCTTGATCGTGGTATCTATGCATTCTATTTTAATGTAGACAACGGAGAAATCATTAAGAAATCTTTCGTTAAGTCTCTTGCCAGCCCTCTCGCAATGAATAAAAATGGACGTTTTATGTACTTGACTTATCGTAATGGGACAGGACGTGCTCAGGATGGTGGTATCTGGCAGTATGCCTGCATGGAAGTTCAGCTAGGACTTGCAGCTAGAGTAGGACATGAAGGACGTACATATATCCAGACTGTCTTAAATAAAGAGCGTGATTATGCCTATGCAATTGATTATTATAATGGTGAAGTTGTTACTGTACCTATTAAGACTTCTAAAATCGTTCGAGTATCAAAGACAGTGAAATTAGATGGGCATAGTATTGATCCAGTAAAACAGACTGAATCTCATCCAACATTCATGACATTCACTCCAGATAATACAAGACTTGTTGTCACTGATTTAGGTGGCGATGAAGTAATCTTCTTTACTGAAGGTGAAAAAGGTGAATTAATCAAGGATGAAGAATTATCATTCAAGCTCACTCCTGGTAGTGGTCCATTGAAGCTTGTTTATTCTAAGAATCGTAAATTTGCCTATATCCTTAATCAAATCTCAAGCACTATTACATGTTATGCTGTAAAGCATAACAAGTTTACATTAGTAGATGAAGTGATGACTTATTCTAAAGATGAATATGATGGCGTGAATACGCCTATGGATATGGTTATTACTGAAAATGGACATTTCATCTTTGTGATTAATAAAGGTGATGATACACTTGTTGCCTTTGAAAGAGACGCAGAAACAGGAAAACTTACAAGAGTGGACTGTATGGAAACAGATGAAGGACCTAAATCTTTACTCTTATTTAGAGATAAGTACGTACTTGTTGCCTGTAAACAGGGTGGATCACTTGAAAGTTTTGAAATCAAAGAAGATGAAAAGCGTGCTGTTTTATATGAAACACATCATCAGTTCACAATCCATGCTCCAGTATGTATGGAAAAAGGAGCAGAAAACTTGCGTGTAGTAAAATAA
- the udk gene encoding uridine kinase: protein MENKAVIIGIAGGSASGKTSIAQSIYDRFKGSHRVKIIKQDDYYKDQSDKTMEERVKTNYDHPFAFDNDLLVSDLKKLKKKERIEKPTYDYSKHTRSDITEVIEDRDVIILEGIFVLAEEEVRDLCDILIYVDTDADIRFIRRLRRDVEERARTVDSVCNQYLETVRPMHEQFIEPSKKYAHIIIPEGGTNTVAIDLLITKISSILGD from the coding sequence ATGGAAAATAAAGCTGTCATTATTGGGATTGCAGGTGGAAGTGCTTCTGGTAAGACTTCTATCGCACAATCTATCTATGACCGTTTTAAAGGCAGTCATAGAGTAAAAATCATTAAACAAGATGATTACTACAAAGATCAAAGTGATAAGACAATGGAAGAAAGAGTAAAAACGAACTATGATCATCCATTTGCCTTTGATAATGATCTTCTAGTATCAGATTTAAAGAAGTTAAAAAAGAAAGAAAGAATTGAAAAACCTACTTATGATTATTCAAAGCATACAAGAAGTGATATTACAGAAGTCATTGAAGATCGTGATGTTATTATTCTAGAAGGTATCTTTGTCTTAGCAGAAGAAGAGGTAAGAGATCTTTGTGATATTCTGATTTATGTGGATACAGATGCAGATATCCGCTTTATCAGACGTTTAAGAAGAGATGTAGAAGAACGTGCAAGAACTGTTGATTCAGTCTGTAACCAGTATTTAGAGACTGTAAGACCAATGCATGAACAGTTCATTGAGCCATCTAAGAAATATGCACATATTATTATTCCTGAAGGTGGGACTAATACTGTTGCGATTGACTTATTGATTACAAAAATAAGTAGTATTCTAGGCGATTAA
- a CDS encoding peptidase U32 family protein, protein MKIAINLNDRGYLHDYVDMGVSLIMAGSDYSVLTPVKFSIEELKEIKEQAKELYVYVNAMYDEHDLEGLEKHIDALHDIGINGLIFQDFGVLRMVNQKGYDFKMIYHPLTLNTNSSTLNTLSHYGISGAFVSKEISLKEQLEIRKNCDMPLFVLGHGVQYMMMSKRHLISNYESASNTTLSHNKDAITINPRGQDFPCHIYETTRGTAVFSKSRLYTLDLFNTLKDFDYLYIETMFMDPREAVEVTSMYCDCLKALERGTYDKEVKEYLPLLRKISKPLDRGFLYDDTIYRLEDVKRRDLEDAANK, encoded by the coding sequence ATGAAAATCGCAATTAATTTAAATGATCGTGGATATCTTCATGATTATGTTGATATGGGTGTTTCTTTGATTATGGCTGGATCAGACTATAGTGTTTTGACACCAGTGAAGTTTTCTATTGAAGAATTGAAAGAAATCAAAGAACAGGCAAAAGAACTTTATGTTTATGTGAATGCTATGTATGATGAACATGATCTAGAAGGATTAGAAAAGCATATTGATGCGTTACATGATATTGGAATCAATGGATTAATTTTCCAGGATTTTGGTGTATTACGTATGGTGAATCAAAAGGGTTATGATTTTAAGATGATTTATCATCCTTTAACTCTTAATACCAATTCAAGTACACTGAATACTTTATCTCATTATGGTATTTCTGGTGCTTTTGTTTCTAAAGAAATATCTTTAAAGGAACAGCTAGAAATACGTAAGAACTGTGATATGCCATTATTTGTTTTAGGCCATGGTGTACAGTATATGATGATGAGTAAAAGACATTTGATCTCTAACTATGAATCAGCAAGTAATACAACATTAAGCCATAATAAAGACGCTATTACAATAAATCCACGTGGACAGGATTTCCCTTGTCATATATATGAAACAACTCGTGGAACGGCTGTATTCAGCAAATCTAGATTATATACATTGGACTTATTCAATACATTAAAGGACTTTGATTACCTTTATATTGAAACAATGTTTATGGATCCAAGAGAAGCGGTGGAAGTCACTAGTATGTATTGTGATTGTCTTAAAGCCCTAGAAAGAGGTACATATGACAAAGAAGTAAAAGAATATCTTCCTTTATTAAGAAAGATTTCAAAACCTCTTGATCGAGGTTTCTTATATGATGATACAATTTATCGTCTTGAAGATGTAAAGAGGAGGGATCTAGAAGATGCAGCCAATAAGTAA
- a CDS encoding IreB family regulatory phosphoprotein, with amino-acid sequence MAQDYTQTRVFNSEDLKREVIRNNLMTVAEALEERGYNAVHQIAGYLISNDPAYISSHKSARSIIQQADRDEIIEELVKFYLESK; translated from the coding sequence ATGGCACAAGATTATACACAGACAAGAGTATTTAACTCAGAAGATCTCAAGCGAGAAGTAATTAGAAATAATTTGATGACAGTTGCTGAGGCTTTAGAAGAAAGAGGATATAATGCAGTTCACCAGATTGCTGGTTATCTGATCTCTAATGATCCTGCTTATATTTCAAGTCATAAGAGTGCAAGATCTATTATTCAGCAGGCTGATCGTGATGAAATTATTGAAGAACTTGTAAAGTTCTATTTGGAGTCTAAATAG
- the ruvX gene encoding Holliday junction resolvase RuvX: MEKILGLDLGSRTCGVAISDTLGMLAHGVETYHFSENAYKKCAYHIKNIVEENNIHTIVLGLPKHMNGDLGERAQISIDFKERLEKMMDVEVILEDERLTTVIATNNLIFGDVSRKKRKQVVDKMAAVEILQGYLDKIRR; this comes from the coding sequence GTGGAAAAGATTTTAGGACTAGATTTAGGTTCACGTACTTGCGGTGTTGCGATAAGTGATACATTAGGAATGCTTGCACATGGTGTAGAAACTTATCATTTTAGCGAAAACGCTTATAAGAAATGTGCTTATCATATCAAGAATATCGTAGAAGAGAATAATATTCATACAATTGTTTTAGGATTACCTAAGCATATGAATGGTGATCTTGGTGAACGTGCACAGATTTCTATTGATTTTAAAGAACGTTTAGAGAAGATGATGGATGTTGAAGTTATTCTTGAAGATGAAAGATTGACTACTGTTATTGCGACAAATAATCTGATTTTTGGTGATGTTTCTAGAAAGAAACGTAAACAGGTTGTTGATAAGATGGCAGCAGTTGAAATTCTTCAGGGCTATCTTGATAAGATAAGGAGATAA
- the greA gene encoding transcription elongation factor GreA: MDKKVQISREGFEKLKAERENLINVERPAVIEEIKLARSQGDLSENADYDAARDKQARIEERIKELEVMMQNAVIIGSDVKVDTHVVNLGATVTVLDLSEENPEPDTFTILGSTETDPLHGKISNESPLAKALMTHKIGDVVTVGVAKPYDVEIVDIKY; encoded by the coding sequence ATGGATAAAAAAGTGCAAATTAGTAGAGAAGGTTTTGAAAAGCTAAAAGCTGAAAGAGAAAACCTTATTAACGTTGAAAGACCAGCTGTCATTGAAGAAATTAAGCTTGCAAGAAGCCAGGGTGACTTATCAGAAAATGCTGACTACGATGCAGCAAGAGATAAACAGGCTCGTATTGAAGAAAGAATCAAAGAATTAGAAGTAATGATGCAGAATGCAGTTATCATTGGTTCTGATGTTAAGGTAGATACTCATGTTGTAAACTTAGGCGCTACTGTAACAGTTCTTGATTTATCTGAAGAAAATCCTGAACCTGATACATTTACAATCTTAGGTTCTACAGAAACTGATCCATTACATGGTAAGATTTCTAATGAATCTCCACTTGCGAAAGCATTAATGACTCATAAGATTGGTGATGTTGTAACAGTCGGTGTTGCAAAACCTTATGATGTTGAAATTGTAGATATTAAATATTAA
- a CDS encoding DUF1292 domain-containing protein, whose amino-acid sequence MDDNKIVITDNNGEENVFEILFTYEDEENGNKYVMYYSEDDDEQIFASRYDDDNHLYDIEDPAEWERLEEVLEDFNMHDEEETDDKCDGCVCEDGDCVTDCSECDKN is encoded by the coding sequence ATGGACGACAATAAAATTGTGATTACTGATAATAATGGGGAAGAAAACGTATTTGAAATTCTTTTCACTTATGAAGATGAAGAGAATGGAAATAAATATGTCATGTATTATAGTGAAGACGATGATGAGCAGATTTTTGCATCTCGTTATGATGATGATAATCATCTATACGATATCGAAGATCCAGCTGAATGGGAGCGTCTAGAAGAAGTTCTAGAAGACTTCAATATGCATGATGAAGAAGAAACAGATGATAAATGTGATGGCTGCGTATGCGAGGATGGGGACTGCGTCACAGATTGTTCTGAATGTGATAAGAACTAG
- a CDS encoding Na/Pi cotransporter family protein, protein MKITNWLDLLGGLALFLYGMQVLSDSLEDAAGDRLKTILEKLTNTKFKGVLVGIGVTAAVQSSSAVTVMLIGFMNASLMTLNRCIWVVMGSNIGTTITAQMIAINVGVVAPVFAVVGVFMCLFFKSRKVRGIGSVMTGFGILFMGLNMMSGAVVPLQKEPVFIKLMTTLSNPILAVLFAAAFTALIQSSGAAVGILSALATKGLVPFSTAAFMVCGLNIGTCITAILASVTGCRNSKRIATFHVLFNLVGTIFFLIICSATPLLSWIAEFSGTPAHQVANFHTVFNIVTTVIMLPFDAVFMKLIYKLLPIKGEMLAEGSLIEE, encoded by the coding sequence ATGAAAATAACTAACTGGCTTGATTTGTTAGGTGGGCTGGCACTCTTTTTGTATGGAATGCAGGTTTTGAGTGATTCCTTAGAAGATGCTGCAGGTGACCGCTTAAAAACTATCTTAGAAAAATTAACAAATACAAAATTTAAAGGTGTTCTTGTCGGAATCGGTGTAACAGCTGCTGTGCAGAGTTCTTCTGCGGTGACTGTTATGTTGATTGGTTTCATGAATGCTAGCTTGATGACATTAAACAGATGTATCTGGGTTGTAATGGGTTCTAATATCGGTACAACTATTACAGCACAGATGATTGCAATTAATGTAGGTGTTGTTGCACCGGTCTTTGCAGTTGTGGGTGTCTTCATGTGCTTATTCTTTAAGAGTCGTAAGGTAAGAGGCATTGGTTCAGTCATGACTGGATTTGGTATCCTTTTCATGGGCCTGAATATGATGAGCGGGGCCGTTGTGCCACTTCAGAAGGAACCGGTCTTTATTAAATTAATGACAACTCTTTCTAATCCAATACTTGCAGTATTATTTGCAGCTGCCTTTACTGCTTTGATTCAGTCTTCTGGTGCAGCAGTAGGTATCCTTTCTGCACTTGCAACTAAGGGCTTAGTTCCATTTAGCACAGCAGCATTCATGGTATGTGGATTAAACATCGGTACTTGTATTACTGCCATTCTTGCATCAGTGACTGGATGTAGAAATTCTAAGCGTATTGCGACATTCCATGTTTTATTTAACTTGGTAGGTACAATCTTCTTCTTGATTATATGTTCTGCTACACCATTATTATCATGGATTGCTGAATTCTCTGGAACTCCAGCTCATCAGGTGGCAAACTTCCATACAGTATTCAATATTGTAACTACAGTAATCATGTTACCATTTGATGCAGTATTTATGAAACTTATCTACAAGTTATTACCAATCAAGGGTGAAATGCTTGCAGAAGGTTCTTTAATCGAAGAATAG
- the alaS gene encoding alanine--tRNA ligase — MKKLTGNQTRALFLEYFKKQGHMVEPSASLIPHDDPTLLWINAGVAALKKYFDGTEKPACNRITNAQKSIRTNDIENVGKTARHHTFFEMLGNFSIGDYFKTEAIHFAWEFLTGEEWLAFDKDKLYITVYTDDEDAYNVWTKECGVDPSHILKTADNFWEIGAGPGGPDSEIFYDRGEKYDPDHIGERLFFEEMENDRYVEIWNIVFSQFDCDPTIDRKDYKELPHKNIDTGMGLERITSIIQEGETNFDTDLFLPIIHATEELADVKYAEDKMAYRVIADHIRTVTFALSDGAMFDRAGRGYVLRRILRRAVRYGKNIGIDKPFLYTLVDVVVDNMKEFYDYLPEKAEFVKEAVKKEEVAFHKTLSQGEKKIKDVIAHSDDKMIDGSTAFMLYDTYGFPLELTIEIAEESGFTVDSEGFQVEMKAQQDRARAARGERESMASQKIDLMDFTTPSTFVYDTAPCKTTVIGLFKDGEKVDELTDEGEIIVETTNFYAEMGGQCADTGSAHSDQFDAEVTNVLKAPNGQHLHYIKLTSGSVHVGDTVELTVDTARRTLIENNHTATHLLDAALKNVLGSHVGQAGSYLDENRLRFDFTHPSKMTKEELTAVEDMVNEYIFKGVDVDVKEMPKEEAISAGATALFDEKYGDVVRVVRVGDFSVELCGGTHVSNTAKIGLFKIEMETSVGSGVRRIEAVTNVRAYKALRKSEETLEEVGTVLKANDLNKIVEKAESTMTTLNAMKKEIETLTSKLNALEAKNQASQVEEVNGVKFLYTHVEKDNAAAKQMAFDFRDQLESGIVVVTSTFEGKNSYFVGITKDLTNTYKAGVLVKAMNEVLDGRGGGKPDFAQGGAPTLDKIDEAITAVKSKL, encoded by the coding sequence ATGAAAAAGTTAACAGGTAATCAGACTCGTGCATTATTCCTTGAATATTTCAAGAAACAGGGACATATGGTTGAACCAAGTGCTTCATTGATTCCACATGATGACCCAACATTATTATGGATCAATGCAGGTGTAGCAGCATTAAAGAAATATTTTGATGGTACAGAAAAACCAGCATGTAATCGTATCACAAATGCACAAAAATCTATTCGTACAAACGATATTGAAAACGTAGGGAAGACAGCACGTCACCATACATTCTTTGAAATGTTAGGTAACTTCTCTATTGGTGATTATTTTAAAACAGAAGCAATTCATTTTGCATGGGAATTCTTAACAGGGGAAGAATGGCTTGCTTTTGATAAAGATAAATTATATATCACTGTTTATACAGATGATGAAGATGCATACAATGTATGGACTAAAGAATGTGGTGTAGATCCATCACATATCTTAAAGACTGCAGATAACTTCTGGGAAATCGGTGCAGGACCTGGTGGACCAGATAGTGAAATTTTCTATGACCGTGGAGAAAAATATGACCCAGATCATATCGGCGAAAGACTATTCTTTGAAGAAATGGAAAATGATCGTTATGTAGAAATCTGGAATATCGTATTCTCTCAGTTTGATTGTGATCCTACAATTGATCGTAAAGATTATAAAGAATTACCACATAAGAATATTGATACTGGTATGGGTCTTGAAAGAATTACTTCAATCATCCAGGAAGGTGAAACAAACTTTGATACAGACTTATTCTTACCTATCATTCATGCAACAGAAGAATTAGCTGATGTAAAGTATGCAGAAGATAAGATGGCTTATAGAGTTATTGCCGATCATATCCGTACTGTAACATTCGCATTAAGTGATGGTGCTATGTTTGACCGTGCAGGACGTGGTTATGTATTAAGAAGAATTTTAAGAAGAGCTGTTCGTTACGGTAAGAACATCGGTATCGATAAGCCTTTCTTATATACTTTAGTAGATGTTGTAGTAGATAACATGAAAGAATTCTATGATTATCTTCCAGAAAAAGCAGAATTCGTTAAGGAAGCTGTTAAGAAAGAAGAAGTGGCATTCCATAAGACATTATCTCAGGGTGAAAAGAAGATCAAGGATGTTATTGCACACTCTGACGATAAGATGATTGATGGTTCTACTGCCTTCATGTTATATGATACATATGGTTTCCCACTAGAATTAACTATTGAAATCGCAGAAGAATCTGGTTTCACTGTTGATAGCGAAGGGTTCCAGGTAGAAATGAAAGCACAGCAGGATCGTGCTCGTGCAGCACGTGGTGAAAGAGAATCAATGGCTTCTCAGAAGATTGATTTAATGGATTTCACTACTCCTTCTACTTTCGTTTATGACACAGCACCTTGTAAGACTACAGTTATAGGTTTATTCAAGGATGGAGAAAAGGTCGATGAACTGACTGATGAAGGTGAAATCATCGTTGAAACAACTAACTTCTATGCTGAAATGGGTGGTCAGTGTGCAGATACAGGTTCTGCGCATTCTGATCAGTTTGATGCGGAAGTCACTAATGTATTAAAGGCTCCTAATGGTCAGCATTTACATTATATTAAGTTAACGAGTGGCAGTGTACATGTAGGTGATACTGTAGAATTAACAGTGGATACAGCACGTCGTACTTTAATTGAAAATAACCATACAGCAACTCACTTATTAGATGCCGCATTAAAGAATGTCTTAGGTTCACATGTTGGACAGGCTGGTTCTTACTTAGATGAAAACAGATTACGTTTTGACTTCACTCATCCATCAAAGATGACTAAAGAAGAATTAACAGCTGTAGAAGATATGGTTAATGAATATATCTTCAAGGGTGTTGATGTAGATGTTAAAGAAATGCCTAAGGAAGAAGCCATCAGTGCAGGGGCAACAGCTTTATTTGATGAAAAATATGGTGATGTTGTAAGAGTTGTACGTGTAGGTGACTTCTCAGTAGAATTATGTGGTGGTACACATGTTTCTAATACTGCAAAGATTGGTTTATTCAAGATTGAAATGGAAACTTCAGTTGGTTCTGGTGTAAGAAGAATTGAAGCAGTCACTAATGTGAGAGCTTATAAAGCATTAAGAAAATCTGAAGAAACTTTAGAAGAAGTAGGTACTGTACTTAAGGCAAATGATTTGAATAAAATCGTAGAAAAGGCTGAAAGCACTATGACTACACTTAATGCAATGAAGAAAGAAATCGAAACATTAACAAGTAAGTTGAATGCATTAGAAGCAAAGAACCAGGCATCTCAGGTTGAAGAAGTCAATGGTGTGAAGTTCCTTTATACTCATGTAGAAAAGGATAATGCAGCCGCTAAACAGATGGCATTTGATTTTAGAGACCAGTTAGAAAGTGGTATTGTCGTAGTGACAAGCACTTTTGAAGGAAAGAATTCATATTTTGTAGGTATTACTAAGGATCTTACAAATACATATAAAGCAGGTGTATTAGTTAAGGCTATGAATGAAGTACTTGATGGTCGTGGCGGAGGAAAACCAGATTTCGCTCAGGGTGGTGCACCAACATTAGATAAGATTGATGAAGCAATCACTGCCGTAAAATCTAAATTGTAA
- a CDS encoding peptidase U32 family protein yields MQPISKVIDGRRVIVKKPELLAPAGNLEKLKTAIIYGADAVFIGGKEFSLRSQASNFSIEDIKEAVQFANQYGAKIHVTCNIILHHDNLEGIKEYLQALDDAGVTAIIVADPYIMNLAKSMNLKLEVHVSTQMSVTNSSAVKFFEDMGMDRVVLGRETTFEDLKDIRKNAPDIDLEYFIHGAMCISYSGRCMLSNYYSRRDANRGGCSQSCRWYYDLEENGQSINEDFPFTMSSKDMCLIHHIGELIECGVDSFKIEGRMKSVHYIATVVSTYRKLIDTYCADPDHFTDSKKYEDELQKAANRAFCHGFFYDNPGVDEQLYNLRDEHPTQEFVMRVLGYDQESKRAKIEQRNYFKVGDKIEIFSPSHSNIYFTVDKIYNEDNELVEVANHPMEILYVEIDYPVLENDMGRKVNHGK; encoded by the coding sequence ATGCAGCCAATAAGTAAGGTTATTGATGGTCGTCGTGTGATTGTAAAGAAGCCAGAATTACTTGCCCCTGCAGGAAACCTAGAAAAGCTTAAAACAGCTATTATTTATGGTGCCGATGCAGTATTTATTGGTGGTAAAGAATTCTCTTTAAGATCACAGGCATCTAACTTCTCTATAGAAGATATTAAAGAAGCAGTACAGTTTGCGAATCAATATGGTGCTAAAATCCATGTTACATGTAATATCATCCTTCATCATGATAACCTAGAAGGTATTAAAGAATACTTACAGGCATTAGATGATGCAGGTGTTACAGCTATTATTGTGGCAGATCCATATATTATGAATCTTGCGAAAAGTATGAACTTAAAGCTAGAAGTACATGTCTCTACACAGATGTCAGTGACTAATTCATCTGCCGTTAAGTTCTTTGAAGATATGGGGATGGATCGAGTCGTACTAGGTCGTGAAACAACTTTTGAAGACTTGAAGGATATTAGAAAAAATGCCCCTGATATTGACCTAGAATACTTCATACATGGCGCTATGTGCATTTCTTATAGTGGTCGTTGTATGTTATCTAACTACTATTCTAGACGAGATGCGAATAGAGGTGGTTGTTCACAAAGTTGTAGATGGTATTATGATTTAGAAGAGAATGGACAATCTATTAATGAAGATTTTCCATTTACTATGTCATCTAAGGATATGTGCCTCATTCATCATATTGGTGAGTTGATAGAATGTGGTGTGGATTCATTCAAGATAGAAGGGCGTATGAAGTCTGTCCATTATATTGCGACAGTTGTATCTACTTATAGAAAACTCATTGATACATATTGCGCTGATCCTGATCACTTTACAGATTCAAAGAAATATGAAGATGAACTACAAAAAGCAGCCAATAGAGCATTCTGTCATGGATTCTTTTATGATAATCCTGGTGTAGATGAACAGCTTTATAACTTAAGAGATGAGCATCCTACACAGGAATTCGTTATGCGTGTTTTAGGTTATGATCAAGAATCTAAACGTGCGAAAATTGAACAGCGCAATTATTTCAAGGTGGGAGATAAGATAGAAATATTCTCTCCTAGTCATTCAAATATTTATTTTACTGTTGATAAGATTTATAATGAAGATAATGAATTGGTGGAAGTAGCCAACCATCCGATGGAAATACTTTATGTAGAAATTGATTATCCAGTATTAGAGAATGATATGGGAAGGAAGGTAAACCATGGAAAATAA
- a CDS encoding O-methyltransferase, whose amino-acid sequence MKSFYELEEYALVKDVPIMQKEGIEYLIDELNKRNAESVLEIGSAIGYSSLMMVTHVKGLHVDTIERDDTRYQEAVVNIKDFHQEDNITIYHEDALEFDDTLLNHAPYDCLFIDAAKAQYQRFFEKYVPYLKDDGFVLVDNLDFHGMIFDIPNIKNRNTRALVRKIKRFKDWIFSNEEYDAHYVQVGDGLCIITRKDHNENRN is encoded by the coding sequence ATGAAATCATTTTATGAATTAGAAGAATATGCACTTGTGAAAGATGTGCCTATTATGCAAAAAGAAGGTATTGAATACCTTATTGATGAATTAAATAAGAGAAATGCGGAGTCTGTATTAGAGATTGGAAGTGCCATTGGGTATTCATCTTTAATGATGGTAACTCATGTCAAAGGTCTTCATGTAGATACAATTGAAAGAGATGATACACGTTATCAGGAAGCAGTTGTAAATATTAAGGATTTCCATCAGGAAGACAACATCACAATCTATCATGAAGATGCATTAGAGTTTGATGATACATTGTTGAATCATGCACCTTATGATTGTCTTTTTATTGATGCAGCTAAAGCGCAATATCAGCGTTTCTTTGAAAAATATGTTCCTTATTTAAAGGATGATGGTTTTGTGTTAGTGGATAATCTTGATTTCCATGGCATGATTTTTGATATACCAAATATTAAGAATCGAAACACACGTGCTCTTGTAAGAAAAATCAAACGTTTTAAAGACTGGATCTTCTCTAATGAAGAGTATGATGCACATTATGTGCAGGTAGGTGATGGTCTATGTATCATTACTAGAAAGGATCACAATGAAAATCGCAATTAA
- the mltG gene encoding endolytic transglycosylase MltG, protein MKKKIIAAVLVVVLLIGGTGLFYVTGTGRVSSKSEVVQVTVKKGENAYTVLNTLKSKGLVKNTLAAKVYLKLHKPSVVSQTYNLNKNMSLSKMYSIMSKMNSSYVVKSSLTIPEGITIPQAAKKVANVTGKSEQEVLDKWADQAYLKQLISKYWFLSDDILQKGILYPLEGYLYPETYVLYGESTTIEKVTEEMLDYMDQQLTPYKDSMTKLGYTPHQFLTLCSVVERESLFDKDRPAIAGVFINRLKTGMRLQSDITVNYALNRTGVKVSTKMTKIDSPYNTYKYAGLPIGPIACVPQKTMDAVANYTPSDYLFFFAKKDGTVIYSKTYGEHQKVVKENKWY, encoded by the coding sequence ATGAAAAAGAAAATCATAGCGGCAGTCCTTGTAGTTGTATTATTGATTGGTGGTACAGGCTTATTTTATGTAACAGGTACAGGACGTGTCTCTTCTAAAAGTGAAGTCGTACAGGTGACTGTAAAAAAAGGTGAGAATGCCTATACAGTATTAAATACATTAAAATCAAAAGGTTTAGTAAAAAACACATTGGCAGCGAAGGTTTATTTAAAACTTCATAAACCGTCTGTTGTTTCTCAGACTTACAATCTGAATAAGAACATGTCTCTTTCAAAGATGTATAGCATCATGTCAAAGATGAACAGCTCTTATGTTGTGAAGTCTTCCTTAACTATCCCTGAAGGAATCACAATTCCTCAGGCAGCTAAAAAGGTTGCAAATGTAACTGGTAAATCAGAACAAGAAGTATTAGATAAATGGGCTGATCAGGCTTATTTAAAGCAGTTAATTTCTAAATATTGGTTCTTAAGTGATGATATTCTTCAAAAGGGTATTCTTTATCCATTAGAAGGTTATCTCTATCCAGAAACATATGTACTTTATGGTGAATCTACAACTATTGAAAAGGTCACAGAAGAAATGCTGGATTATATGGATCAACAATTAACACCTTATAAGGATTCAATGACTAAGCTTGGCTATACACCTCATCAATTCTTAACATTATGCTCAGTCGTAGAAAGAGAATCTTTATTTGATAAAGACCGTCCAGCCATTGCGGGCGTATTTATCAATCGTTTAAAGACTGGTATGAGATTACAGTCAGATATTACTGTCAACTATGCATTAAATAGAACAGGTGTCAAAGTCTCTACAAAGATGACTAAGATTGATTCTCCTTATAATACATATAAATATGCAGGACTTCCTATTGGTCCTATTGCATGTGTCCCACAAAAGACTATGGATGCAGTCGCAAACTATACACCATCTGATTATTTATTCTTCTTTGCGAAGAAAGATGGGACTGTCATCTATTCAAAGACATATGGAGAACATCAAAAAGTAGTGAAGGAGAATAAGTGGTATTAA